From Prochlorococcus marinus XMU1419, a single genomic window includes:
- a CDS encoding DUF3177 family protein, which yields MNFFNQLSVWLSFQLSIIFLIGIPFTLFLWAIKKRNKVVNKLLSIYWKISLLFLISLLLLIGEYKYALLITNISTLLMTSSVWFWSDINDELKEYDFSYYLVTTTKVWRWSLTFISLNFLIQSLKNISCFYLINSASCQIWLQPSSNFYIIIKNLFNFLFGANFTQPLAKFLGLFSLLIYLLGLLQWSIIKFPKNGRNSYFSENSRN from the coding sequence TTGAACTTTTTTAATCAACTTTCAGTTTGGCTATCTTTTCAACTCTCAATAATTTTCCTTATTGGTATTCCTTTTACATTATTCTTGTGGGCGATTAAAAAACGAAATAAAGTTGTTAATAAGCTTTTATCTATTTATTGGAAAATATCGCTTTTATTTTTAATAAGTCTTTTACTTTTAATAGGTGAGTACAAATACGCGTTACTAATAACAAATATTTCAACATTATTGATGACGAGTTCGGTTTGGTTTTGGAGTGACATAAATGATGAACTAAAAGAATATGATTTTTCTTATTACCTTGTTACAACAACAAAAGTTTGGAGATGGTCGCTAACTTTCATATCTCTAAATTTTTTAATTCAAAGTCTAAAAAACATAAGCTGTTTTTATTTAATTAATTCAGCTTCATGTCAAATATGGCTTCAGCCTTCCTCAAATTTTTATATTATTATCAAAAATTTATTTAATTTTTTATTCGGAGCCAACTTTACTCAGCCGTTAGCAAAATTTTTAGGATTATTTTCCTTATTGATATATCTTTTAGGTTTACTGCAATGGTCGATAATTAAATTTCCTAAAAATGGAAGAAATTCTTACTTCTCCGAAAATAGCAGAAACTGA
- a CDS encoding thioredoxin domain-containing protein: MQSESREPLLNKNLQVIVVLFISVVIISLILFKNIFFQSTYLLKSFGELSVDPVVAFKNDKPTFIEFYAEWCEVCKEMAPEVSALKEKYEKNINFVFLNVDNKKWDNYIRKFDVNGIPQINLFDKKGNLISTFVGKQKEEKLRKSIDNLEVEAKSYVEIVNSEFSEFKNKNYEISPRSHG; the protein is encoded by the coding sequence ATGCAATCTGAGAGTAGAGAACCACTTTTAAATAAAAACTTACAGGTGATAGTTGTTTTGTTTATTTCTGTAGTAATTATTTCTTTGATTTTATTTAAAAATATCTTTTTTCAATCAACTTACCTTTTAAAAAGTTTTGGAGAATTATCTGTAGATCCTGTAGTCGCTTTCAAAAATGATAAGCCTACATTTATTGAATTTTATGCCGAGTGGTGCGAAGTTTGTAAAGAAATGGCTCCAGAAGTATCTGCATTAAAAGAGAAATACGAAAAAAATATAAATTTTGTTTTTTTAAATGTTGATAATAAAAAATGGGATAATTACATTCGTAAATTTGACGTCAATGGTATTCCTCAAATTAATCTTTTTGATAAGAAAGGTAATTTAATATCTACCTTTGTTGGAAAACAGAAAGAAGAAAAATTAAGAAAATCTATTGATAATTTAGAAGTAGAAGCGAAATCTTATGTTGAAATTGTTAATTCTGAATTTTCAGAATTCAAAAATAAAAATTATGAGATTTCCCCTCGCAGCCATGGATAA
- a CDS encoding cob(I)yrinic acid a,c-diamide adenosyltransferase produces MVISSSNNYAKSNLEVVKIDTNNKIDSQRFTQNGQIQIYQSPYRGSYSSIIRDSLRNAALGRKVLIVQFMKGGVEQGIANPVKLCGNLTWVRSSHSFDQYNNEEIESNKNLKKSIHESTYELWKFCKNELLSGENEQIILDEIFLAIEMGIINKDDLISTLENRFIPGDVILTGTDIPKDLLLMANQITELRS; encoded by the coding sequence ATGGTCATTAGTTCATCTAATAATTATGCCAAAAGTAATCTTGAAGTTGTAAAGATAGACACTAATAATAAAATAGACTCACAAAGATTCACACAAAACGGGCAAATCCAAATCTATCAATCTCCTTATAGAGGAAGTTATTCCTCAATAATTAGAGATTCTCTAAGAAATGCTGCTCTGGGTAGGAAAGTACTTATAGTACAGTTTATGAAGGGAGGAGTTGAACAAGGTATTGCTAACCCAGTTAAGCTTTGTGGTAATTTAACTTGGGTAAGATCGTCACATTCCTTTGATCAATATAATAATGAAGAAATTGAAAGTAATAAAAATTTAAAAAAATCTATTCATGAATCTACTTATGAATTATGGAAATTTTGTAAAAATGAATTACTTTCTGGAGAAAATGAACAAATTATACTTGATGAAATTTTTCTAGCTATTGAGATGGGAATTATTAATAAGGATGATTTGATTTCAACACTTGAAAACCGATTTATCCCAGGAGATGTAATCCTAACTGGAACAGACATACCTAAAGATTTATTATTAATGGCTAACCAAATCACCGAACTTCGCTCATAA
- the pth gene encoding aminoacyl-tRNA hydrolase — MEDIYLIGLGNPGKKYSKNRHNLGFLLLENLSKKYNSNFLLKDKLKSYCSEFKINGSTYRLFLPNTFMNNSGDAVRAIIDWYKINLEQLFIVVDDKDLPLGKIRFRKKGSSGGHNGLKNIIEKLQTQNFKRIRIGIGSPPSIQGINNFNTISHVLGNISQEENLILDKVFKRVIESLEQLNTKKEEHIINELNSFDKDQI; from the coding sequence ATGGAAGATATATATTTAATAGGATTAGGAAATCCAGGTAAGAAATATTCAAAAAATAGACATAACCTAGGATTCTTACTTCTTGAAAATCTCTCAAAAAAATACAATTCAAATTTTTTGTTAAAGGATAAACTTAAAAGTTACTGCTCTGAATTCAAAATCAATGGGTCCACTTACAGATTATTCTTACCAAATACCTTTATGAATAATAGTGGTGATGCCGTCCGAGCCATTATAGATTGGTACAAAATTAATTTAGAACAGCTTTTTATAGTGGTTGATGATAAAGATCTTCCTCTTGGGAAAATAAGATTTAGAAAAAAAGGTAGTTCAGGAGGGCATAATGGACTTAAAAACATCATCGAAAAATTGCAAACTCAAAATTTTAAAAGAATAAGAATTGGGATTGGATCACCGCCATCAATTCAAGGTATAAATAATTTCAATACTATTTCTCATGTGTTAGGTAATATTTCTCAAGAAGAAAATTTGATATTAGATAAAGTCTTTAAGAGGGTCATAGAATCCTTAGAACAATTAAATACAAAAAAAGAAGAGCATATAATTAATGAATTAAATTCCTTTGATAAAGACCAAATTTAA
- a CDS encoding DUF3084 domain-containing protein, whose translation MAWILIVFLILLGGLIAPFGDLLGTKIGKARFSILKLRPKKTATIVTIITGGFISAISIGLLLLVSEEFRQRLFVDIPFLQKTLDESKKALIPLQEERKMLEDKINTKEKELNKLKSDVKEFRSGNVVIKKGQTLFIAKVNSNRNLKIDLANIYNSADKYVQKIVIPSNKKIKNILLWRPSDISEIESVAQKGGNWIILIKSAANVLKGDNFVFVYPELLANKMIVTKGEVITSETFSDNDLEYKNINLKIRALLTKTRDEIKSKGSIANEITTRGDFVKKIIDALETNQNIKYRLEVISLKDSKTADPIIVDLNITKK comes from the coding sequence GTGGCTTGGATTTTAATTGTTTTTTTAATACTACTAGGAGGATTAATTGCCCCATTTGGGGATCTTCTTGGCACTAAGATTGGTAAAGCAAGATTTAGTATCTTAAAATTAAGACCAAAGAAAACTGCGACAATCGTAACGATAATAACTGGGGGCTTTATTAGTGCTATATCTATAGGCCTATTGCTTTTAGTTAGTGAAGAATTTAGGCAAAGACTTTTTGTAGATATACCTTTCTTACAAAAAACTTTAGATGAAAGTAAAAAGGCTCTCATTCCTTTGCAAGAAGAAAGGAAGATGCTTGAAGATAAGATTAATACTAAAGAAAAGGAATTAAATAAACTAAAAAGTGATGTTAAAGAATTTAGAAGTGGAAATGTAGTGATAAAAAAAGGGCAAACTTTATTTATTGCAAAAGTTAATTCTAATAGAAATCTAAAAATTGATTTAGCGAATATTTATAATAGTGCGGATAAATATGTCCAAAAAATTGTAATCCCAAGTAATAAAAAAATCAAAAATATTCTTTTGTGGAGACCTAGTGATATTTCTGAAATTGAAAGTGTTGCTCAGAAAGGAGGAAATTGGATCATATTGATTAAATCAGCTGCAAATGTTTTGAAAGGAGATAATTTTGTTTTTGTATACCCGGAATTGCTAGCGAATAAAATGATAGTAACCAAAGGGGAAGTTATTACGAGCGAAACTTTTAGTGATAATGATCTCGAATACAAAAATATAAATTTAAAAATTAGAGCGTTGTTGACAAAAACTAGAGATGAAATCAAGTCCAAAGGATCTATTGCAAACGAAATTACTACAAGAGGAGACTTTGTAAAAAAAATAATAGATGCATTGGAGACTAATCAAAATATAAAATACAGATTAGAGGTGATATCCTTAAAAGATAGTAAAACTGCAGACCCAATAATAGTTGATTTGAACATCACCAAAAAATAA
- the ntcA gene encoding global nitrogen regulator NtcA, whose product MTPSSRGFSRFTSQHSGQSKINSVGERFPINRTLMEVIKGLDGASTEMVERSKTIFFPGDPAERVYLIRRGAVRLSRVYESGEEITVALLRENSLFGVLSLLTGHRSDRFYHAIAFTRVEMITAPANSVLRAIEEDASVGLLLLQGLSSRILQTETMIETLTHRDMSSRLVSFLMVLCRDFGVASEKGITIDLRLSHQAIAEAIGSTRVTITRLLGDLKDSGLLNIDRKKITVFDPIALAKRFN is encoded by the coding sequence ATGACACCTTCTTCTCGAGGATTCAGCCGCTTTACTTCCCAACATTCCGGACAAAGTAAAATTAACTCTGTTGGAGAGCGCTTCCCAATTAATAGAACTTTAATGGAAGTAATTAAAGGTCTAGATGGGGCAAGTACAGAAATGGTTGAGAGATCTAAAACAATATTTTTTCCTGGAGATCCTGCTGAGAGGGTTTATTTAATAAGAAGAGGGGCAGTCAGGTTGTCGAGAGTTTATGAGTCAGGTGAAGAAATAACTGTCGCTTTATTGAGAGAGAATAGCCTTTTTGGTGTTTTATCTCTTCTTACAGGCCATAGATCTGATCGTTTTTATCATGCCATAGCATTCACAAGAGTTGAAATGATAACAGCCCCTGCGAATTCTGTTTTAAGAGCAATAGAGGAAGATGCATCAGTAGGATTATTATTGTTGCAAGGTCTTTCTAGTAGGATCCTACAAACAGAAACAATGATTGAAACTCTTACTCATAGAGATATGTCATCTCGTTTAGTAAGTTTTTTAATGGTCCTTTGTAGGGACTTTGGAGTTGCAAGTGAAAAAGGGATTACAATTGATTTGAGGCTGTCACATCAAGCAATTGCTGAAGCTATTGGTTCTACAAGAGTAACAATTACAAGACTGTTAGGAGATTTAAAGGATTCTGGGTTACTAAATATTGATAGAAAAAAAATTACAGTTTTTGATCCGATAGCTCTTGCAAAAAGATTTAATTGA
- the thyX gene encoding FAD-dependent thymidylate synthase — MSQVELISLTPDAEKTMAYIARVSNPSNQKNEDYSKLLSYCIKNEHWSVFEQSFMTLQIETNRGIAAQILRHRSFTFQEFSQRYADSSQLGNIPLPELRRQDFKNRQNSIPDLPDQLKEKYNSKITSHFKAASKLYEDLLAEGIAKECARFILPLATPTRIYMSGSCRSWIHYINLRSAHGTQKEHKCIAENCKSIFKQSFPIVSKSLDW; from the coding sequence ATGAGTCAAGTTGAACTAATTTCGCTAACTCCTGATGCAGAAAAAACAATGGCTTACATTGCTAGAGTTAGTAATCCAAGCAATCAAAAAAATGAAGATTATTCTAAATTGTTAAGTTATTGCATTAAAAACGAACATTGGAGTGTATTTGAACAGTCATTTATGACCCTACAAATAGAAACCAATAGAGGTATTGCAGCACAAATTTTAAGACACAGATCATTTACCTTCCAGGAATTCTCACAAAGATATGCAGATAGTTCTCAACTAGGAAATATTCCTTTACCAGAGTTGAGAAGACAAGACTTTAAAAATAGGCAAAATTCCATCCCTGACCTCCCTGATCAATTAAAAGAAAAATACAATTCGAAAATTACCTCACATTTTAAAGCTGCATCAAAACTATATGAAGATTTACTTGCTGAAGGTATAGCTAAAGAATGTGCAAGATTTATTTTACCTTTGGCAACCCCAACAAGAATATATATGTCTGGTTCATGCAGATCTTGGATACATTACATCAATTTAAGATCAGCTCATGGTACCCAAAAAGAACATAAATGCATCGCCGAAAATTGTAAATCTATTTTCAAACAAAGTTTTCCGATTGTATCAAAATCACTAGATTGGTAA
- the trmB gene encoding tRNA (guanosine(46)-N7)-methyltransferase TrmB: MRQHVNPFSKNFDEIERIPNLIEMFDDPNLPLHLDIGCASGDFLFDLALISSNWNYIGIEIRERLARNAQSKLGEIGIKNLYFAYGNASKILVDSNTEFIIRNVKSISFNFPDPWFKKRHFKRRIIQPDFIDTLSNAMQKGSLIFIKTDVKDLFDYMDCTISSNFNFKKLDVKNFNYHKSFNPNKVQTNREKYVILSEIDIFERIYIKI; encoded by the coding sequence ATGAGGCAGCATGTAAATCCTTTTAGTAAAAATTTTGATGAAATCGAAAGGATCCCTAATTTAATTGAAATGTTTGATGATCCTAATTTGCCACTCCATTTGGATATTGGTTGTGCTTCAGGAGATTTTTTGTTTGATTTGGCTTTAATTAGCTCTAATTGGAATTATATCGGAATTGAAATTAGAGAGAGATTAGCTAGAAATGCTCAATCAAAATTAGGGGAAATAGGAATCAAAAATTTATATTTTGCATATGGTAATGCAAGTAAAATTTTAGTTGATTCAAATACTGAATTTATTATAAGAAATGTAAAAAGTATTTCTTTTAATTTTCCAGATCCATGGTTTAAAAAAAGACATTTCAAGAGGCGTATTATTCAGCCAGATTTTATTGATACCCTCTCAAATGCAATGCAAAAAGGATCTTTAATTTTTATTAAAACTGACGTAAAGGATTTATTTGATTATATGGATTGTACAATATCAAGCAATTTTAACTTTAAAAAACTAGATGTAAAAAATTTTAATTATCATAAATCTTTTAATCCAAATAAAGTTCAAACTAACAGGGAAAAGTATGTAATTTTAAGTGAAATTGATATTTTCGAGAGGATTTATATAAAAATTTGA
- the dcd gene encoding dCTP deaminase, with the protein MLKNDLWINQKAKEGMINPFQSNLVRHLEPDNQRKPVLSYGCSSYGYDLRLSSKEFLIFRHIPGTVMNPKKFNPNNLEKTVLHHDDDGDFFILPAHSYGLGVALEKMKVPENITVICIGKSTYARLGIIVNTTPAEAGWEGHLTLEFSNSSGADCRIYANEGICQLLFFEGDPCSTTYEDRRGKYQNQPEKVTLAKI; encoded by the coding sequence ATGCTTAAAAATGATCTCTGGATAAATCAAAAAGCAAAAGAAGGAATGATAAACCCCTTCCAATCAAATTTAGTGAGGCATCTCGAGCCTGATAATCAACGAAAGCCAGTTTTGAGTTACGGATGTTCATCATATGGATATGATTTGAGACTTTCATCAAAAGAATTCCTAATTTTTAGGCATATCCCTGGAACTGTTATGAATCCCAAAAAATTTAACCCCAATAATTTAGAAAAAACCGTTCTTCATCATGATGATGATGGAGACTTCTTTATTCTTCCTGCTCACTCTTATGGTTTAGGGGTAGCTTTAGAAAAGATGAAAGTACCGGAAAATATAACTGTAATATGCATTGGGAAAAGTACTTACGCTCGACTAGGGATAATAGTGAATACAACCCCTGCAGAAGCAGGATGGGAAGGCCACCTAACCCTAGAATTTAGTAATAGTTCTGGTGCTGATTGTAGAATTTACGCAAACGAAGGCATTTGCCAACTACTCTTTTTTGAAGGAGATCCTTGCTCCACAACATATGAAGATAGAAGAGGAAAATATCAAAATCAACCTGAGAAAGTAACACTAGCTAAGATCTAA
- the ileS gene encoding isoleucine--tRNA ligase, giving the protein MKSQNSKQNKSDFSYKETLNLLKTDFSMRANSVVREPEIQDFWANNNIDFQLGSNNTGKTFTLHDGPPYANGSLHMGHALNKILKDIINKYKILRGFKVHYVPGWDCHGLPIELKVLQNLKSDERKSLDTLNLRKKATDYAYTQINNQMEGFKRWGIWGDWDNPYLTLKKSYESAQIGVFGKMFLNGYIYRGLKPVHWSPSSRTALAEAELEYPDEHYSKSIYVSLKITKVSDEILLKLCQQNPNLKNDFFLSNSFITIWTTTPWTIPANEAVAVNPKINYVFAIDEEKRIYLFAKELSSEISNKFNRDLKTLLEVKGDTLKDIEYQHPTKNKNCRIVIGGDYITTESGTGIVHTAPGHGVDDFNVGQKYDLPTTCIVDEKGNLNQYSGQFQGSNVLRDANDLIIEYLKINNLLIKQENYKHRYPYDWRTKKPTIFRATEQWFASVNGFRSSALKAIEDVEWMPATGKKRIYSMVVGRGDWCISRQRSWGVPIPVFYKKNGNEILLNSEIINHIQKLFSEHGADIWWDWDVKNLLPENYLQESDQWEKGTDTMDVWFDSGSSWAAVCEHRSELKYPADLYLEGSDQHRGWFQSSLLTSVAVNNKPPYKKVLTHGFALDENGRKMSKSLGNVVDPNIVINGGNNKKTEPAYGADVLRLWVSSVDYSVDVPIGSNILKQLSDVYRKVRNTARYLLGNIHDYDPSIDSFDIDQLPLLDQWMLGRLVEVTDQISSAYENYEFSKFFQILQSFCVVDLSNFYLDIAKDRLYVSSKSQFRRRSCQFVMSKIVENLAVLISPVLCHMAEDIWQNIPYSTKENSVFERGWPIFSQSWKNETLNAHIANLRNLRIEINKAIEGCRNKQIIGAALETEVYYLPENEVVKDSLTWLKKRGNKEVDLFRDWLIVSNFQVVSELVEKSLIIDDNELGKIQILKALGQKCDRCWHYQKETFSGIQNTKLCKRCSNIINLEFT; this is encoded by the coding sequence ATGAAATCTCAAAATAGCAAACAAAATAAATCAGATTTTTCTTATAAAGAAACTTTAAATTTACTTAAAACTGACTTCTCGATGCGTGCTAACTCTGTAGTAAGAGAACCTGAGATTCAGGATTTTTGGGCTAACAATAATATTGATTTCCAATTAGGTTCAAACAACACTGGCAAAACATTTACATTACATGATGGCCCTCCTTACGCAAATGGATCCCTTCACATGGGCCATGCTCTTAATAAAATTTTAAAAGACATAATAAATAAGTACAAAATCTTGAGAGGATTTAAGGTGCATTATGTTCCTGGTTGGGACTGCCATGGATTACCAATTGAATTAAAAGTACTTCAAAATTTAAAATCTGATGAAAGAAAGTCTCTTGATACTCTAAATCTAAGAAAAAAAGCAACAGATTATGCATATACACAAATAAATAATCAAATGGAGGGATTTAAGAGATGGGGTATATGGGGAGATTGGGATAACCCTTATTTAACTCTCAAGAAAAGTTATGAATCTGCTCAGATTGGAGTATTTGGGAAAATGTTTTTAAATGGTTATATTTATCGAGGTCTTAAACCTGTACATTGGAGTCCAAGTTCTAGGACCGCACTTGCAGAAGCAGAATTAGAGTATCCTGATGAACATTATTCAAAAAGCATTTATGTTTCCTTAAAAATCACAAAAGTATCTGATGAAATCCTATTGAAACTTTGCCAACAAAACCCCAATCTAAAAAATGATTTTTTCCTCAGTAATTCTTTCATAACTATTTGGACTACTACACCATGGACCATACCGGCAAACGAAGCAGTTGCAGTTAATCCAAAAATAAATTACGTTTTTGCTATTGATGAAGAGAAGAGAATATACCTATTTGCAAAAGAATTATCCTCTGAAATTAGTAACAAATTTAATAGAGATCTAAAAACTCTTTTAGAGGTTAAAGGAGATACCTTGAAAGATATTGAATATCAACATCCTACTAAAAATAAAAATTGCAGAATTGTAATTGGCGGGGATTACATCACTACTGAATCGGGTACAGGAATTGTTCATACTGCACCAGGTCATGGGGTAGATGATTTTAATGTCGGTCAAAAATATGACTTACCTACAACATGTATTGTTGATGAAAAAGGGAATTTAAATCAATATTCTGGTCAATTCCAAGGATCTAATGTACTTAGGGACGCAAATGATTTAATTATTGAATACTTAAAGATAAATAATTTGCTTATTAAACAAGAAAATTATAAGCATAGATATCCTTATGATTGGAGAACCAAAAAACCAACTATTTTTAGAGCAACAGAACAATGGTTTGCATCTGTAAATGGCTTCAGATCATCAGCATTAAAGGCAATCGAAGATGTTGAATGGATGCCAGCAACTGGAAAGAAAAGAATTTATTCTATGGTGGTTGGTAGAGGGGATTGGTGTATTTCCAGACAAAGGTCTTGGGGCGTCCCAATTCCAGTTTTTTATAAAAAAAATGGTAATGAAATTTTACTCAACAGCGAGATAATTAATCATATTCAAAAACTTTTTAGTGAACACGGAGCGGATATTTGGTGGGATTGGGATGTTAAAAATCTATTGCCAGAAAATTATCTACAAGAATCTGATCAATGGGAAAAAGGAACAGATACAATGGATGTCTGGTTCGATTCAGGATCTAGTTGGGCTGCAGTTTGTGAGCATAGAAGTGAATTAAAGTATCCTGCTGATCTTTATTTAGAAGGCTCAGATCAACATCGAGGGTGGTTCCAGTCTTCTTTACTCACATCTGTCGCTGTTAATAATAAACCTCCATATAAGAAAGTTTTAACTCATGGATTTGCACTTGATGAAAATGGCAGAAAAATGAGCAAATCATTGGGTAACGTTGTTGATCCCAATATAGTGATTAATGGAGGTAACAATAAAAAAACTGAGCCTGCCTATGGCGCTGATGTTCTAAGGCTATGGGTAAGTTCTGTAGACTATTCAGTAGATGTGCCAATTGGTTCAAATATACTCAAGCAGCTATCAGATGTTTACAGAAAAGTTCGTAATACAGCAAGATATCTTCTAGGGAATATTCATGATTATGACCCTAGTATTGATAGTTTTGACATTGATCAATTGCCGCTCTTAGATCAATGGATGTTAGGCAGATTAGTTGAGGTTACAGATCAAATATCAAGTGCATATGAAAATTATGAATTTTCAAAATTTTTTCAAATTTTACAAAGTTTTTGCGTTGTAGATCTATCAAATTTCTACTTGGATATTGCAAAGGATAGGTTATATGTCAGTTCTAAATCACAATTTAGGAGAAGATCATGTCAGTTTGTAATGTCTAAAATTGTTGAAAATTTAGCTGTTCTTATTTCTCCAGTACTTTGTCATATGGCTGAAGATATTTGGCAAAATATTCCATATTCAACTAAAGAAAATTCAGTTTTTGAAAGAGGATGGCCAATTTTTTCACAGTCATGGAAAAATGAAACTCTTAATGCGCACATTGCAAATTTACGAAATTTGAGAATTGAAATTAACAAAGCTATTGAAGGGTGTAGAAATAAACAAATAATTGGAGCAGCTTTAGAAACAGAAGTGTATTATTTACCCGAAAATGAAGTTGTGAAAGATTCTCTGACTTGGCTAAAAAAACGTGGTAATAAAGAAGTAGATTTATTTAGAGATTGGCTTATAGTTTCTAATTTTCAAGTAGTATCCGAATTGGTCGAGAAATCTCTAATTATCGATGATAATGAACTTGGTAAGATTCAAATATTAAAAGCTCTTGGTCAAAAATGTGATAGATGTTGGCATTATCAAAAAGAAACTTTTAGTGGGATTCAAAATACAAAATTATGCAAAAGATGCTCAAATATTATTAATCTTGAATTTACTTAA
- a CDS encoding phosphoglucosamine mutase: MQSIFGTDGIRGRFNIDITYSLAYKVGYALGLTLENNNPIIIGRDTRVSGEILLQAIATGINASGKKFINLGICPTPAIPLLIKKENLGSGIMISASHNPPEYNGIKIFDNNGQKITRNFENKIQKLVEEQNQDQQFITKETFLKPNKELLDVYIKSLIQTMGSEDLCGMRIILDTCFGSATTCAKKIFQSLGADVRVINNSRNGLKINMNCGSTNLETLKKALEENPADMGFSFDGDADRVIGIDSSGNVLNGDHILFLLGRELMEKKILTNNLLISTQMANLGFEKAWNKIGGVLYRTDVGDKFVYEEIKKKNAVLGGEQSGHILSKINNFSGDGILTALQISKYCKEKNITLKNWLKTSFKPFPQKLTNIHFDPNINKVNQKTKRLINQTIENYKQNYSDNCRVFIRPSGTEPVIRVLVEAKNKNKVESLSSEIIDKLSLEIKKILN, translated from the coding sequence ATGCAATCAATATTTGGCACTGATGGGATAAGAGGAAGATTTAATATTGATATAACTTATTCTCTAGCATATAAAGTAGGATATGCTTTAGGTTTAACTCTAGAAAATAATAATCCAATAATAATTGGGAGAGATACTAGGGTTAGTGGAGAGATTCTTCTGCAAGCAATAGCAACAGGTATAAATGCTAGTGGCAAAAAATTTATAAATCTTGGAATATGTCCTACACCAGCAATTCCTCTTTTAATAAAAAAAGAAAATCTTGGCAGTGGAATAATGATATCTGCAAGCCACAATCCACCCGAATATAATGGGATTAAAATTTTTGATAATAATGGTCAAAAAATTACCAGAAATTTTGAAAATAAAATTCAAAAATTAGTTGAAGAACAAAATCAAGATCAACAATTTATTACAAAAGAAACCTTTCTAAAACCAAATAAAGAACTTTTAGATGTTTATATTAAAAGTCTAATCCAAACAATGGGAAGCGAAGATTTATGCGGAATGCGAATAATATTAGACACATGTTTTGGGTCGGCCACGACTTGTGCAAAAAAAATTTTTCAGAGTCTTGGCGCAGATGTAAGAGTTATCAATAACTCGAGAAATGGCTTAAAAATTAACATGAATTGTGGCTCTACTAACCTCGAAACATTAAAAAAAGCATTAGAAGAGAACCCTGCAGATATGGGATTTAGTTTCGATGGAGATGCCGATAGAGTAATTGGGATAGATTCAAGTGGCAATGTTTTGAATGGAGATCATATCCTTTTTCTCTTAGGTAGAGAACTTATGGAAAAGAAAATCCTCACAAATAATTTACTAATATCAACCCAAATGGCAAATTTAGGTTTTGAAAAGGCCTGGAACAAAATTGGTGGCGTTTTATATAGAACTGATGTTGGGGATAAATTCGTTTATGAAGAAATTAAGAAAAAAAATGCAGTTTTAGGAGGAGAACAGTCAGGTCACATACTTTCAAAAATTAATAACTTTTCTGGAGATGGGATACTAACTGCACTTCAAATTTCTAAATACTGTAAAGAGAAAAATATAACTTTAAAGAATTGGCTCAAAACCAGTTTCAAACCTTTCCCTCAAAAACTAACAAACATCCATTTCGATCCAAATATTAATAAAGTCAATCAAAAAACTAAAAGATTAATTAATCAAACTATTGAAAATTACAAGCAAAACTACTCAGATAATTGTAGAGTTTTTATAAGGCCTAGCGGCACGGAGCCTGTAATTAGAGTTCTAGTAGAGGCTAAAAATAAGAATAAAGTTGAATCTTTATCAAGTGAAATAATAGATAAACTAAGTTTAGAAATTAAAAAAATACTTAATTAA
- a CDS encoding DUF3146 family protein, with translation MRSKPETIASVSVKEYCLSKKQIKGVVEASQFKWTFIWSFNKGSLLVQPPLGRALIEDALLRFLMKKDYALEVGNEYKFTISAKF, from the coding sequence ATGCGGTCAAAACCAGAAACAATAGCCAGTGTGAGTGTTAAAGAATATTGCTTATCAAAAAAGCAAATAAAGGGTGTTGTTGAAGCTAGTCAATTCAAATGGACTTTTATTTGGTCTTTTAATAAAGGTTCATTGTTAGTACAGCCTCCTTTGGGAAGAGCATTAATTGAGGATGCCTTATTAAGATTTTTAATGAAAAAAGATTATGCCCTAGAAGTAGGAAATGAATATAAGTTTACTATTTCAGCCAAGTTTTAA